One Nicotiana tabacum cultivar K326 chromosome 23, ASM71507v2, whole genome shotgun sequence genomic window, caaacatgcttactccgaagagactttataggaacctaaaactgttttcttcaccttcttgatactgaaatgcataattcacaatgatatgaGATGCAACGAGTCTCAACaccgttcaatgcaactcccagttttctagccatatttataaatcttgaatccattgtaaccattctcgaattaaccgaccaaacagACCGAAAcaacatgtgccccattagcacatcaacacccaagggaataaagagtaaccctCACTCCTACGCTACAGAgcaaattcccgctccatgtacactacattctctATGAGTAAACACTCAATTAtttttatggtcctcctataaccatagagtgtaatacaacttgtgtacagaaattcctttacccgagtcatcctcgatctcgacctctgcaagtcataactgattcaccggcataccccgaaccgaaactaatacgacccataaccgtgcaatcaactcgtcgatagaagactcccccacttagccttaagctgcaataatataaaattagaacccgtaaggatttctccttctcaattaccaaggtctcgcaccgttaacctaCCAGACTTTTCGAAGTCTGttattaagcctttcatgaacattctgaatctccagcCAAAATTACACACGCAACCTCCTACCGAGTAGctagtaatattcctcgcaaaagcttcatcaacatcatgccaccgctagctgcacataggagataacctacctgtggaattccttactgacatctcccaatgacactgcactgagtgcaacgacCACGAAATtcgtaaattctcctgagttcatgctcgcccaccatttatataagtctgcactttccctattgacatcaactgtacgtcaacaataccttccgaactcaagtcataatacacctgacacaataatcagatcttcacgcctctattcatttcaaacacactcctttctgccatattcaattttttttcctttgtacactaaccatcactccaaatagagtaTGCAGGCTGATTCACATATTAACatgattccaaaccattctacactttctcaaggcgcacgactaccctactagtgaattcatatgctaatctgccactcttacttcagttaaatcatctcctttaagaaacttctcaacctctacttctcctacttgacttgctagtacttcaaccatcgcgaaacacttcccgccatgtcttccctcatatttttctacccaactgctgcatcaaatcgaaatgtatttctgtcgcacctgaaccaataaaatgttaccgactctaagtctcttcaaAGATTATCTTTCCCGAGCCATCGACAtcaaaatacccattcgcaaccaccattactacacaaccacttactcttattgagttcaaactcattgacagacatgagaatttaatttgccccaaaatttaacaacgtgaaagatctttcaaaacattcacactcgagactgtacgtcgcATAAAAACgtaaatcaagcacccaatggccttcctttacatttcaagaaaataattctCATCACATTAACATAATCTTAACACTTCCCGCAGTTACGTCATACTcaccacaaagccattccactactcatcgagccacaattcaactcgtagggacattatcagacatatgagtccaaatgtataggttacaactaaagctaccgagccaaaactacggtttaaacctggcctcaagtcctccagactagcccatcaccaaaacacataatacacatctagaacctcgttcatagaatcacaatcTGGCGATGCACAacagataccgagcgctcatgtgcgcacacgagatgtgtggaaggaattcaaagagttatgtctcaagctgaatcattttcgcatgatagaatacaagaaagtgaaattttcctaagggttctgcagcctcctgaagataagtacagacgtctctgtaccgatctgcaagactctaccgAACCcgttcatgactcatgagacctatataacataggctctgataccaatctgtcatgacACAAACTAAtatctgtcgtgatggcgcctatcgtggaactaggcaagccgactcatttccaaaacaaaccgatattttcatttcaaagataatttcaaggttatttaacataaaacctccatttaaagagttcaaatgaaagaaaacagaagtgcggaaaagaaaagcccgacatcggggtgtcactagtcatgagcatcttctacaatctgtctaacaatatcatcaaggctaactcagcctgaaaaatagctaaatacaactagaggaagataagagggagaagagcaggggctgcgattgcCAAATAAccaccttgctatctccaagaaaatctgcaaccagaacactaaataaccgctaccatgtccagctacacctgaatctgcacacaaggtgcagggagtaacgtgagtacaccaactcaataagtaacaacaataaataaagactgagcagtagtgaagggcaataaagcatataacgttcatatcaggaaatctcagtaaagtaccacatgctcttaaaaatcaggatttgaatcaaacatctcgtttaaacccaattccaataaaaatcatttaaagacatttttccaacagtttttcaaacaaaggctcaatacaaaggtgagcaaaaatgatgaaatcataaacagcccctcgggcaaaacatcactcatatacagcccctcgggcaaacctcacagtcactcgtgccactcgggcatacctcacaatcactcttgccactcggacatacctcacaatcactcatgcctctcagtcactcagcactcggcactcgtactcacatacgctcactgggggtgtgtacagactccggaggggctccttcagcccaagcgctataatctgcatggacaactcacgtgctataataataaagtatgttgtaggcgggcagccccgatccacactcatcctcacaaatcaggccctcagccgatatcaaaaataaatatgctgcaggcgggcagtcccgatccacactcatcctcacaaatcaggccctcggcctcattcagtcataaatatgctgcaggcgggcagccccgatctacactcatcctcacaaatcaggccctcgacctcactcagtcataaacctctcaagccactcgggcattttagtaaaacatggcattcggcccaaaatatttatatgcatcaaaatagagtcataaaactgttTATGCGGTAAACACGTATAAACATAACTGAGTATAGAGTTTCAATCGAAagcaatgagaggatggtaagaaacagcccctaagggtccaaacaacattggcgcaagacctaaacatggcattcaacctaatttacagaaattctttctaaaacatataagtatcatatggtttcaacaaagtatgcaactttacagttgctacggggcggaccaagtcagagatccccaacagtgcacgcccacacgcctgtcacctagcatgtgcgtcacttcaaaatagtagaatgatacgaaatccggggtttcataccctcaggactagatttataatcgttacttacctcaaaccggttaaatctctaacccgcaatgatcttgcctctgaACTCAGcttccaaatgctccgaatctattcacaatcagtacaataccattaatacacgctaatggaatgaattccacaagaaaaactacaaaattagaccaaaacccgaaattggctcaaacccggcccccgggcccacgtttcaaaatccaacaaaatttacaaaactagaaagcccattcactcacgagtttaaccataccaaattcatcaaaatccaacatcgtttggtccttcaaatccttaaattactctccaaatattccaagccctaacccttcatttttcactaattaccatgattaaacaacggaaaatcaccatatatacaagtattagggctcaagtaacttacctcaatgaaatccaCTTGATTCCCtattcaaatctctcccaaaagctccaaaaaccgaatagaaatggtggaaataaaccaaAATCGCGaaaggttctatttatggtttctgcccaggtttttcgcacctgcggctattttctcgcacccgcgcgacctCACCTGCGGTCCAAGAAGCCGAACATGCACAACTCACTTAATCACCAAGATTTCGCACCTGCGTACACCTTCCTCGCACCTACAGACTCACATCTACAatcccaggtgcgcatctgcgaaaccagcccaaactcctcatctccgcatctgcgctcaaggcctcgcacctgcgggctcgcaaatgcagccaattcttcgcacctgcgttcccagccttggcccagcATCGCCCGCACATGCGCACTCCCCACGTGCACCAgcagcctcgcacctgcgaccctttcttccgcaggtacagaaatagcagaagcagcagctccagctgaaatttccaactttaacaaatccgttaaccatccggaatcaccccgaggcccttgggacctctaccaaaaataccaacaagtcatatatcaatatacaaacttagtcgaatcttcgagtaactcaaaacaacaaccaaacaccaaattaccctcagattcaagcctaagaacttctaaatttccaaattcggcaaccgatgccgaaaccaaccaaaccatgtccgaataatctcaaattttgcacaaacgtcacaaatgacactacgaacctactccaacttccggaattccattccgacatcAAATTTTTcattgccgaccgaaatcgccaaattttcaatttcgtcaatttaagcctaattctaccacggacctccaaatcacattccggactcactcctaagtccaaaatcacctaacggaaccatcaaaatttcaatccgaggtcaaatgctaaagagtcaaattttggtcaactctcccaatttaaagcttcaacaatgaaattccttcttccaattcgatcCCGAAATACCTGCGACCCGAAAccaacgattcacacaagtcaaagtacatcatacggagctactcatgccctcaaacaaccgagcgaagtgcaaatatttaaaacacccggtcgggtcgttacagttatgCATGAAATTtacatagcaaataattcaagggttctattccctcaagtcaaggttaaccacgacacttacctcgctttgcaaccaaaattcaagaatccaataaacctttgcctcgtgttcgaaatcctcaaatctagtcataaacaattcaatatactcaataaaaattgtaggaattaattctacatgaatttacaaattttccggataaaaatccgaaatttattttaaaaatcaacagtgggacccacgtctcgaatcccgaaaaaactcgcaAAATCCAAATacctattccgatacgagttcaaacatacaaaaattatcggATTCCGACTTtgaattggctttcaaatcttcattttacatttttggaagattttataaaaatctgattgttcttccataaatttacggattcatgatgtaaatgagtatgtaATTATGAAGTATAATCAATATAAGATAAGGAACatttaccccaatattttcccgtgaaaatcgcccaaaaatcatcttacccgagctcaaaatcgaaaatggtagaaaatgggacgaaatcccatttctagaacttaagttctgtttgcccGGATTTTTACTCATCGCAATCGCGGGAATTcgttcgtgatcgcgtagaacaatTTTTGCATGggtccattttactcttcgcgatcgcggataacGCTTTGCAATCGCGAAGCATATTTTGGCTGCCCACATTTTCAACTCTAAGCGATCGTGTAAATGGTCATGCGACCGCAGAGAATATTTTCtcagccttacgcgatcgcgtactgACTTGTGCaatcgcgtagcacaaatggcATGCCCAGCTTCTGCCTtcattccttctatgcgaacgcgtctTGGCCCTCACGTTCGCAGTGCACTGGAAGTTaaccttccgcgatcgcatacctatcttcgcgaacgcgaagggtaaaactcaCGTGTAataatttcctcttcgcgatcgcaggaatggcttcgcaatcgcgaagcacaatgcaccagatgacaaCAGAAGCtaaaaaaccagatttttctcaaagttcaaatgccccgtaggctatccgaaactcacccgagccctcggggctccaaaccaaacttgcacacaagtctaaaaacctcatacgaactcgctcgctcgatcaaaataccaatttaacacctagaattacgaatcggacaccaaatcaaatgaaatttttaaaaaaactttaaaacttctattttcacaaccgaacgtccgaatcacgtcaaatcaactccgtttctcaccaaattcgacagacaagtcataaatgacataatgaacctataaaaattttcagaattcaaatccaaccccgatatcaataaaagtcaatttgtagTCAAACTTTGAAATATTTAAGCCTTTAGGCTTCTAGTTTTTGCCAATTGGCGATAATTCAAGTTAGGGGCCTCCAAATTAAagtccgggcatacgcccaagtcccaaatcacgatacaaacctaccggaactgtcaaaacattgatccgagtttgtttgctcaaaatgttgaccaaagtcaacttagttgggTTCTAAGTCTCTATTTCACagtttaatctatttttcatatgaaaactttccgaaaaattaaacggactgcgcacgcaagtcgagaaataataaatagtgcttttcgaggttttagcacaaataattaattattaaatttaaagatgaccttttgggtcatcacacccgagctcaaaatcttgaataatgaaaaatgggacaaaatcccatttctagaacttaagttctgctgtccaggaatttcttcttcgcgaacgcgatagcaccctcgcattcgcgaagtacaTTTTTTGTGTTGTCctagatttcttcttcgcgaacgcgagagcagtctcgtgaacgcgatgccttgccaaacttggccttcgcgaacgcgaagccttatCGCCTGGTGCCCGGCCAGGCCtcgcccttctacgcgaacgcgaatgctcccacgtgttcgcgatgaacactgccctctaccccttcgtgaacgcggtcccCTCTttacgaacgcgaagagtaaatttcgCCTGCTTCCAGTTCCTCTTCATGAATGCGAGAcctctatcgcgaacgcgaaaaagaaAACCAGACAGTGCATcaaaaaaattccagcagagttccaagtccaaaattcaacccgttaaccatctgaaactcacccgaggcgcccgggacctcaaccaaatacacaaccaagtcttaaaatatcatacgaacttagtcgaatgaaacctcaaatcatatcaaataacgctaaaaccacaaatcataccacaattcaagcttaagggacttaagaatttttaacttctacattcgatgccgaaacctatcaaaccaagttcgattgacctcaaaatttgcacacaagtcataaatgacataacggacctataaaaattttcagaactcgaatccgaccccgatatcaataaaagtcaatttttggtcaaactttgaaatatttaagcctttaggcttctagttttcgccaactggcgataattcaagctagggacctccaaattaaattttgggcatacACCCAAGCCCCAAATTacgatatggacctaccggaactgtcaaaatactgatccgatttcgtttgctcaaaatattgaccaaagtcatctcagttgagttttaaggttctatttcacattttaatcaatttctcatataaaaacttttcggtaaattatacggactgcgcacgcaagttaaagaatgataaatagtaatttttgaggtcttagaacactgaaataattattaaatttaaagatgatattttggatcATAACAAAAATAGGCATGCTTGTGAGGGAGTGGGAGAAACGCGAGGAGCTTGTGTGTGCATCCACCATTGAGAATGTTGTGAGGAAGTTAATGGAATCAGAATAAGGTGATATGATTAGGAAAAGAGCAGAAGAATTAGGAGCAGCAGTAAGGCAGTTGACAGAGAAAGGGGGCGCTTCTCGAATGGAGTTAGATTCTTTCATTACTCATATCACTAGATAGACTTGTTTCTCACaagaaatttgctatggttcttGCTTTTCCTTATTCCgtctttatttctcttttcaagtTTCGGTTTACCTTTTCAAGTTTTTCAATCCTGTTTGAATTCTCTATTTGTAGCTCAGACTAGATCATATCTAAAATATCTTAAATGATCTTGGAATGCTTCAGTACTATCTGAAACTCTTCATCCATATTTGGTTATACGACTATATGATTTTGACGTACCAGGAGGTTAGGGGTTCGTGTCGTAGAAACAggctcttgcagaaatgcagggtaagactacGTAGGATAAACCCTTCTGGTACGACCCTTCCCAGACGGCCGGACTCtccgcatagcgggagcttagtgcactgggcTGCACTCTACATGGAAAGGTTATACGTATAACAGTTCTATTGTTCTCTACAACTACATAAGTTAAAGTGAAGAAGAGTTTTGGCACAACTTGATGAACTGGAGATAATTGGTAATGAAGTAATATAGCTGAAGATTTCATTTCAAGAAAAGTTAAGTATTTACATTAAATGCAGCAAATTTATAAAGAGATTTTGGTAATATCTGTAGTTCAAAGCTTATAGGTCAACAATTTAATCATGTTCATTTTCTGTTCTAGAGGACAATTATCAAAACTGCTTGGTATTAAACATGTCTAAGTACAGACTACCAGTGTGTTGGGCTAAAACAACCCAAAGATACTCCGCAACTAGCTTCTTCTTGTTTATGTGCGTCTCTAAGCTTGTAAGAGAAAGTAAACCGAGCCCTACACTATTATTTTGCCATCGCCATATTCGTCATGCGGAACCTCGGCTCTAATACCAGTTGTTGGTCTAAAACAACCCAATGATACTCTTAACATGATGTAATATTGTCCGTTTTGGGCCAAGCCCGCACGGTTTTTCCCAAAAGGCCTCACACTATTAAGAGATCCTTATACCTTATATGTAGACTCTCAATCTTTTCAGCAACCAATGTGAGACTTTGTTCGCACACCCAATATTATAAATCAAACATCATTGCAGAGCAAGAAAAAAACATGCAGCAAACAAGAATCTATATAACTAAAGTCTTTTGTCATAAAACAGTGTAATATAGGATATATGGATACAACCAATTTATCATATGCAAAAAAACTGAGAGAAATACAAAGCAATAGTTAGAACCATATTTATTACTATTAGTTAAGCTACTCTCTCTTCACTGAGAGAAATACAAAGCAATAAGTTGTCTATCTTGTGATATGCGCAATGAAAGAATCCAACTTCATTTGAGAAGATCCCCCTTTCTCTGTAGACCGCCTTACGGCTTCTCCCAACTCTTCTGTTTTTTCCTAATCGCATCACCTTCTTCTGATGCCATTAATTTCGTCACAACATTCTCAACGGTGGATGCATTCACCAGCTCCTCGTATTTCTCCCACTCCCTAACTACTAACCCCACCCCTTTCACTCTTTCCTCAAACCCTTCTGGCAATTCAAGTTTTCTAGCTTTCCCAGGAAAGATATCTCCTTTATCGGCATCCCTCAACACCCATATGAACTTTTGTTTGCTTTGCTCTATTCCCATTGCGAGCTCCTTAATTTGTTCATCAGAAAATGAAGTTGATGTTCCAAAGGATATATAAAGAACTGATTTTGGAGGTTGTTTGTTTAGCCAAACCAAACATATGTTGTCCTTATTTGAGAGCTGATGTAGACGTTTAGTCGGGAGAATTGGTCCAATTGCCCATTGCTTCTTGTTCTGTGTGCTTTCTAGTTGTGCTATCAAGTCAAGAAAAGTAGTACCTTCAATTACATGGCTTGTGTTATAGATATCACCAGCCCCAATGCCCGTATACGGAGAATAAAAACGTCGTCCTAGGTTTAAGATATCATCAGAGTAACATCCTTTAAGGGAGGGCAACATTTTGTTTTATCTTGAAATATGTTTTTTCTTCATCTACTTCATCTTGTTTTAAGCTGCAGTTGAGTTCATGGTTTGCAACATTTTCACTGTTAATATCCATGGGACAAAAAAGGA contains:
- the LOC107784798 gene encoding zeatin O-xylosyltransferase-like gives rise to the protein MLPSLKGCYSDDILNLGRRFYSPYTGIGAGDIYNTSHVIEGTTFLDLIAQLESTQNKKQWAIGPILPTKRLHQLSNKDNICLVWLNKQPPKSVLYISFGTSTSFSDEQIKELAMGIEQSKQKFIWVLRDADKGDIFPGKARKLELPEGFEERVKGVGLVVREWEKYEELVNASTVENVVTKLMASEEGDAIRKKQKSWEKP